The sequence below is a genomic window from Actinomycetes bacterium.
TGCTGCTGGTCCGGTTCTCGCGCGGCATGACCTCCGACCCGGAGGCGGCCGCCGCCCAGCGCACCCCCACCGGCCGGTCGGCGGCCGACTGGCGGGCCGAGGCCGAGGCGCACGAGCGCTCCGGCGAGTGGCGGCAGGCCGTGCGCTCGCGCTACCGCGCGCTCGTGGCCGACCTTGCCGGCCGAGGGCTGGTCGAGGAGGTCCCTGGGCGGACCGCCGGGGAGTACCGGGGCGAGGTCCGGCGCAACGTGCCCGCGGCCGCGGACGACTTCGCCAGCGCGACCGAGCTGTTCGAGCTCGCCTGGTACGGCGGGCAGCGGACCGGGCCGCCCGAGGCGTCCCGCCTCCGCGCCCTGGCCGAGCGCGTCCTCCGGCAGGCGGCGACGTGAGGCGCGCGGGCGCACCCGGAACCGGAGGGGCACGGGAGGGGCGCCTGGCCACCCGCCCCAGCGCACCCGGAACCAGACGGGCACGGAAGGAGCAGGCGCCGAGCTACCCGGACGGCGCACCCGGAGCCGGGCGGGCACGGGAGGGGCGCCGATGAGGCGGGCGCGGCGGGTGCTGCCGTGGGTGGCGATCGTGGCTGGCCTGCTGCTGGCGGTGTACCTCGGCGGGCGGAGGCCTGACGAGGGCGCGCCGCTCGACCCGGCCTCGCCTGGGCCGCTCGGCACCAAGGCGCTGGTCGAGGTGCTCGGCGAGGTCGGCGGCCGGGTCGAGGTCACCAGCGAGCTGCCGACCGGCCCCGGTGGGACTGTGCTGCTGCTCGCCGACGACCTGGACCCCGGGCGGCGGAACGCCCTGCTCGCCTGGGTGCGGCGCGGGGGGACCCTGGTCGTGACCGACCCCGACTCCGAGGTCACCAGGCTGGAGCCGGTCGGCAGCACCGCGATCGGCCTGCTCGACCCCGAGCTCGAGCGTGGCTGCGCCCTGCCCGCCCTCCGCGACGCGCACCGCGTGAACGCCGCGGCCGGCACCGTGTTCGAGGTGCCCTCCGGCAGCCAGGGCTGCTACTCGCGCGGCAAGGGGTCGTGGCTGGTCGTCCAGCCGCTCGGGTCGGGCACCGTCGTCCGCCTGGGCGGGGCCGACGCGCTGGTCAACCAGCAGATCGACAAGGCCGACAACGCGGTCCTGGCGGCGAGCCTGCTCGCCCCGGCCCCCGGGACGCGGGTCACGGTCCTGCAGCCGCCGCCGCCCGGCGGCGGGGCCAGGGGCCTCACCGACCTGATCGCGCCCCGCGTCGACCTCGCCCTGTGGCAGCTCGTGGTCGCGTTCGGGGTGGTGGTGCTGTGGCGGGCCCGCCGCCTGGGGCGGCCCGTGACCGAGCCCCAGCCCGTGCAGATCCCGGGCGCCGAGCTGGTCGTGGCCGTCGGCAACCTGCTGCAGCGGGCCAAGGGCCGGGGCCAGGCGGCCGGCCTGCTCACCGACGACCTGCGGCGGACCCTGGCCGAGCGGCTCGGCCTGCCCGCCTCCGCCCCGCCCGACCAGGTCGCCGACGCCGCCGCGGCCCGCAGCAGCGTCCCCCGGGAACGGGTGCTCGCCGCGCTCACCGCCGCCACCCCCCGCGACGAGGCCGAGCTCGTCGCGCTCGCCCATGCCATCGACGCAGTCCGCCTGGAGGTCACCAGTGTCCGCTAGAGAAGCCGTCCTGCGCGTCCGCGAGGAGATCGCCAAGGCGGTCGTGGGCCAGGACGGCGCCGTGTCCGGCCTGGTCGCCGCCTTGCTGGTGCGCGGCCACGTGCTGCTCGAGGGCGTGCCCGGGGTGGCCAAGACCCTGCTGGTGAAGACCATGGCCGCGACCCTCGCGCTGGACTTCAAGCGGGTCCAGTTCACCCCCGACCTGATGCCCTCCGACGTCACCGGGCAGGTCATCTTCGAGCAGCGGGACGGCTCCTTCCGGTTCCGGCAGGGGCCGGCGTTCACCAACCTGCTGCTGGCCGACGAGATCAACCGCACCCCGCCGAAGACGCAGGCGGCGCTGCTCGAGGCGATGGAGGAGCGCCAGGTCTCGGTCGAGGGGCAGGCCCACCGGCTGCCCGACCCGTTCCTGGTCGTCGCCACCCAGAACCCGGTCGAGTACGAAGGCACCTACCCGCTGCCCGAGGCCCAGCTCGACCGGTTCCTGTTCAAGCTCGTGGTCGGCTACCCGAGCCCCGAGCAGGAGCAGGAGGTCCTGGCCCGACACGACGCGGGCATGGACCCGCACGACCTGGGCACGCTCGGGGTGCGGGCGGTGGCCGGAGCCCAGGACCTGGCCGAGGGCCGCAAGGAGGTCGGCGGGGTCCCGGTCGAGCCCCGCGTCCAGGCCTACATCGTGGCCATCGCCTGGGCGACCAGGGAGTCGCCGTCGCTCGCGCTCGGGGTGTCGCCGCGAGGCGCGACCATGCTCCTGCACGCGGCCAAGGCGTGGGCCTGGCTGGCCGGCAGGCAGTACGTCACCCCGGACGAGGTCAAGGCGATGGCCAAGCCCACCCTCCGCCACCGGGTCCAGCTCCGGCCCGAGGTCGAGCTGGAGGGCGTGACCGCCGACGGGGTGCTCGACGGGATCCTCGCCTCGGTCCCGGTGCCCCGGTGACCGCCGGCGGGCGGGCGCACCCGGGGGCCAGGGCCAGGCCCGGCGGCGCGTCGGTTCCGGAGGCGTGCGCACAAGGGGACCCGGCCAGGCCCGGCGGCGCACCGGTCCGCGAGGCGACCCCTCCCGGGGGCCGGGCCAGGCCCGGCGGCGCGTCGGTCCCCGAGGCCTGCGCACCCGCCAGCCCGGCCAGGTCCGGCGGCGTGGCGGGTGAGGTGTAGCCGTGCCCGTGCCGACCTGGCGGCTGGCCGCGGCCGCCGCGATCGCCTCGGTGGCCGTACTGCTCCTGCCCCTGCCGCCGCCGCTCGGCCTGGTCGTGGCCGACGGCGCGCTGCTCGCCGCCGCGGTGGTCGACTGGCTGCTCGCGGCCAGGCCCTCAGACCTCGACGTCGAGCGCGAGCTGCCGGGCATCGTGCCGCTCGGCGGCGACGCCAGCGTCACCTGGCGGGTCGCCAACCGGCGCGGGCGGGGCGCGGGCCGGGCGGTCCGCGTCCGGCTGGCCGACGAGCTCGCCCCGTCGCTGTCGGCCACGACCAGGCGGGCACGGCTCACCGTGCCCGCCAACGGGCGGGCGGCGGCCTCGACCGCGATCCGGCCCCGGCGCCGGGGCCGCTTCACCCCCACCGAGGTCGTGCTCCGGGTCGAGGGGCCGCTCGGGCTGGCCGCCCGCCAGAGCCGGCGCCGCCTGCCGGGCACGCTGCGGGTGTACCCGCCGTTCACCTCGCGGGACGAGGCGGAGCTGCGCATCGACAAGGCGCGCATCCTCGAGGTCGGGCTGCGCTCTGCCCAGGGCCGGGGCGGCGGGACCGAGTTCGACGCGCTGCGCGAGTACAGCGTGGACGACGAGTTCCGGCGCATCGACTGGGCAGCCACCGCCCGGGCCGGCAAGCCGATCGTGCGCACCTACCGGGCCGAGCGGAACCAGACCGTGCTGCTGCTGCTCGACGCCGGCCGGACCATGGCCGGGCGGGTGGAGGGGGTCCCCCGCCTGGACCACGCCATGGACGCGGTGATGATGCTGACCGCGGTCGCGACCAGGCTGGGCGACCGGGCCGGGCTGGTCGCCTTCGACCGGGAGGTGCGGGCTGTGGTCAGCCCGGGCCATGCGCGCGACCAGCTCTCCCGGGTCACCGAGGCGATGTACTCGCTCGAGCCGGAGCTGGTCG
It includes:
- a CDS encoding DUF58 domain-containing protein: MPVPTWRLAAAAAIASVAVLLLPLPPPLGLVVADGALLAAAVVDWLLAARPSDLDVERELPGIVPLGGDASVTWRVANRRGRGAGRAVRVRLADELAPSLSATTRRARLTVPANGRAAASTAIRPRRRGRFTPTEVVLRVEGPLGLAARQSRRRLPGTLRVYPPFTSRDEAELRIDKARILEVGLRSAQGRGGGTEFDALREYSVDDEFRRIDWAATARAGKPIVRTYRAERNQTVLLLLDAGRTMAGRVEGVPRLDHAMDAVMMLTAVATRLGDRAGLVAFDREVRAVVSPGHARDQLSRVTEAMYSLEPELVESDYRGAFAETLVRFRRRAMLVVLTELAEQAVSETLLPALPLIARNHLVVVASVADPDVATWARSTPAEAGAAYRRAAATAALAERRRTVARLRGLGAVVVDDRPGRLAPELADAYLRVKATGRL
- a CDS encoding DUF4350 domain-containing protein, translated to MRRARRVLPWVAIVAGLLLAVYLGGRRPDEGAPLDPASPGPLGTKALVEVLGEVGGRVEVTSELPTGPGGTVLLLADDLDPGRRNALLAWVRRGGTLVVTDPDSEVTRLEPVGSTAIGLLDPELERGCALPALRDAHRVNAAAGTVFEVPSGSQGCYSRGKGSWLVVQPLGSGTVVRLGGADALVNQQIDKADNAVLAASLLAPAPGTRVTVLQPPPPGGGARGLTDLIAPRVDLALWQLVVAFGVVVLWRARRLGRPVTEPQPVQIPGAELVVAVGNLLQRAKGRGQAAGLLTDDLRRTLAERLGLPASAPPDQVADAAAARSSVPRERVLAALTAATPRDEAELVALAHAIDAVRLEVTSVR
- a CDS encoding MoxR family ATPase; the encoded protein is MPSTQSAWRSPVSAREAVLRVREEIAKAVVGQDGAVSGLVAALLVRGHVLLEGVPGVAKTLLVKTMAATLALDFKRVQFTPDLMPSDVTGQVIFEQRDGSFRFRQGPAFTNLLLADEINRTPPKTQAALLEAMEERQVSVEGQAHRLPDPFLVVATQNPVEYEGTYPLPEAQLDRFLFKLVVGYPSPEQEQEVLARHDAGMDPHDLGTLGVRAVAGAQDLAEGRKEVGGVPVEPRVQAYIVAIAWATRESPSLALGVSPRGATMLLHAAKAWAWLAGRQYVTPDEVKAMAKPTLRHRVQLRPEVELEGVTADGVLDGILASVPVPR
- a CDS encoding DUF4129 domain-containing protein, which encodes MAPAPRSRHAAAALAVAAGLLLVAAGLLLAGPARADLPAPSRDPDEVRRAVREVLAQPEYRALRRSLPDLVIDWVLQQIGRLVAALSGSGAGSLIGIGILLLVLAGIGVLLVRFSRGMTSDPEAAAAQRTPTGRSAADWRAEAEAHERSGEWRQAVRSRYRALVADLAGRGLVEEVPGRTAGEYRGEVRRNVPAAADDFASATELFELAWYGGQRTGPPEASRLRALAERVLRQAAT